Within the Erigeron canadensis isolate Cc75 chromosome 6, C_canadensis_v1, whole genome shotgun sequence genome, the region aaaccgagattaggtttagaagAGGGGATGAcaggtgtttttggttgtttgttggcgattccccgaagatAGAGTTTtgatctctttacgccaatcaattATGGTTTGATTGTTAGCCGATTGAGATCGTGCTATTGTGTTTTAGATCAGTTCGACCGTGTTTAGCATGCTCATGGAAGGATATTATCATATCCCGATATCCAAGGATGCTTTTGCCTAATCATCGTAGACTGTGGAAGCTTCTAGATGGAGAGTCATCGTCCCGCAGCACGTTATTGATATGTGAGTATATTATTGTAGGTTGCTGGAGCATCTCTTATGGAGAAAAGAGGACTTCTAGATCTGTGTATGTGTTTTCTGGAGAGAAGGAGAATGAGAATTCAGGCTTAGACTCATCCATACATATAGGGATGGAAATCTTGGAGaataagtttagggttttagataatattcttaataatatgCCAGATCTGGTATTTAGGACGAGATAAGAGCAAATCTCTTTAATTTAGGAGGAAGAGATTGAGATAATCTCTTCCATATTTAGATAAGGCTTACAGCGGATACCTTCGTCACGCAGGGCCGGCTCTGTCACGAAGGTCGTGTTCCATCACGAAGGGTGACATACACCAACACATAAGACACCGTCAACTTAACAACTACAATATGTTGAAACCACCAAATCAAACCCAGCCACATAGGCCTTAAAGTATATGACTGATATAATTTTGGCGTTGATACTAGCCTTTAGACTTTAGCTCAAATGCTAGACATGTAAGCTATTATGTTTCAATACCCTTGGGAGACATATTTGGGAAGTACTCACTCTGCAACTCAGCAAGTATTGTTTTGTAGGACTATAGGAGTGGTGCACAAGGGGTTTTCCAGTGAACAGTCGGTTTTCTCATGCCTTTTTAATGTTAACTATGCTTGGTGACAAGTCAATCATATTTACACAATGAATAAATATGTTGTTGAGTCCAATCTATTGACCTAAAAAGATATTGCTAGCTAGGATGGAAACTACGTTCGTTGTGAACTTCAAAAGGTCGTAACCTCAAGAACAAAATAGGTTTAGGGATCGGATCTTAAGAAATTATGCTACAAGTCAAAATGAACTAACTGAGGGAGACATGATCTTTATGAATCACAAATTTTGAAGTCAAGTGGCTTATGTAACTTTGGCTAGTATTGACAACGATGCAAGCCCAACAACAACGAGATGTAGGGATGATTTCAACAAGATCGAGGACCTATGTTGAACTATATTAAGGCATGTGACATGTTGGAAAACAAGGATTGCTTAGATTTTAATAgccttataaatataaattttctatcataaataaagttttagtttttattaggtGGAGATAAGTAATCATTAGAAGTTGATTAAGCGTaggtttattttaatttttctttgtcGGATGTTAAGCATAGATCTACGATTGATTAACCTTTGAGCAATGATAAAGAAATTCTCTTAACCGAAAATATAATTTGATGTGTAATgtagatatataatttaactttaaagGGTTTAAAtacaatatgatatatatatatatatatatatatatatatttttttttaacagctaaattttattaaatcatatatTCGGCAAGATGATATTAAGCTATACTTTATCACCTCAAATAAAGTCCGTATACCAATTGAGGTATGTGCACAACTAAATGACTTGTTAACATTTAACTAACAATTAAGATAAATTGAAAATACCTAAATAAGTTAAATCTTCATGTAAAAAGAAAGAGAGGTATAGTACATACTTCTTgatctatataattataatgatCAAAGGATTCGAAGAACACAACATGCACCATCTAAGAAATGAAGAGATGTTTATTTTGCAATTCAAAAGTTTTGTGCTATCTACAACCAAATAAAAGATGAGAAGCGATCAGGCATGAACGACATCTGACATCGACATCATGAATCATATATTAGAGCTACATGAAGCTTAAACATGACAAGTGTATAAGGGGCTTGACATCTTTAGGTTGGTGAAAGCCAAATCAAAATGGAAGAATCTTAATGTTGACATCTTGACACAAAGGAACCATTAAAAAGATGCGAACGAAAATTTTTTTGATTGCATAACGCTGGATTTTAACGAAGATATACAAGATGGTGATTTAGACCTTTTCCAGACCGATCAAAATGCACTTACATGTCCACCAAATAAGGTATAAGACCAATGAAAAGCTAACACATTATAAATACAGATTTACAAGGTCCGTTTTCATTAAATGAACCAATTGAGGGCGTAAAAAAACAACTTGTATATCGATTGTGTGATATAGAATTTTAAAAATTCGACACAAAAAGCATGAATTACGGTGTAGTGTAGTGACTTCGCATTCATGAAAAAGGATACAATCACGTTGTGGTGAACATTTACACAAACaccattattaataaaaataaagaaaagaaaaaaccccTTTTATCACAAAAATCACATCACTCTCTTCACATAACTAAAAGGGAGAACATCATATATCCcctatttaaaaatcaaaatcacatatttacccacttaaacaacatattatcatatatacccaatttAAACCTTAAAACTATcaaatttattcattttattaataaactcATTAAATTGATATTCAATATTAAAATCTATCATGATAAGCATAAGGCATATAGTCTAACGATAGCTACTGgactaactatatatatgattatataatcACAAGAAACATTTTTCCTTCTtcattgtaatatatatacccCATCGATCATTCGATCATCCTtaattcatataataataacataaaattatcatttttatagggttatttcaactttaaataTGTACGatataactataattataaatactgtatatatatatatatatatatatatattaaaggacaatgaaaatttaataattataaagtttTAATATGACAATGCTAAACAGATCATGCACCTCATTAGTGTATATGACTTAATAGTCTACTAGGTTTCATGTATAACATtcattacaaaagaaaaagattgcACTAAATCTTCAGTATTCGACAACAATAAATTCATAGCTATAATAAAATTACGTTTATTATTTAGAAACATAAATGAGTAGATTAATATGACAAATTAAttgtaagaaaaagaaaaaacaatcgGCAGAGCTCACTGTAATGGTCAAAAGCCTTTTGCTATTTTTAGGCCAATGTaaaattatcttataaaatgcaatatatgttatttattggagggaaaaaatatttaaatacataaaaattgattttattgaatttaattaaaaaaatgggtaaatgtGAGAACATTAATGagttgattaataaaaatggataaaattgatagttttaaaatttagcttggatatatatgatattatattgTTTAAGTAGGTAAATAAGTGATTTTGATGTTTAGAAAAGGTGATATATGATGTTCTTCAAActcaaaaatcattttcaaTAACAACCCCCACAattctctctctcacacacaatTCTCTTTCACACAAATTCTCTCTCAGTCTGAGTCATCAATGGCGGCAGCATCCTCAGCTCGTGAAGACAATGTCTACATGGCAAAGCTAGCCGAACAAGCCGAACGTTACGAAGAAATGGTGGAATTCATGGAAAAAGTCGTCTCCTCCGTCACACCATCAGAAGAACTCACAATCGAAGAACGCAACCTCCTTTCCGTCGCCTACAAAAACGTCATCGGCGCTCGTCGTGCGTCGTGGCGAATCATCTCGTCAATTGAACAAAAAGAAGAGAGCAGAGGTAACGATGGACACGTGTCAACCATCCGTGAGTATAGATCTAAGATTGAGACTGAACTGTCTTCTATTTGTGATGGAATCCTGAAGCTTCTAGATTCTAAACTGATTGGATCTGCTGGTAGCGGTGATtcaaaagtgttttatttgaaaatgaaaGGTGATTATTTTAGGTATTTGGCTGAGTTTAAAACTGGATCTGAAAGAAAAGAAGCTGCTGAAAACACTCTTTCTGCTTACAAATCTGCTCAGGTTCttccatctctctctctctctctctctaaatatataatgttatttataattttgtatatttaattgaAGTTAATTTATGTGTTATGATTATGTGGTTGATTTGTTGATATTTTGGTTAGTGTGGGATTTAATAATTAGGGagaaatatataatgaatatgtATATGGCTTTCCCTAACCCTAAGCTAGAGAGGTTTCTTCCAGAGGGACAACCATCATTTTGTACGGATGAGGATCGAATCGTTGACCTACTACCCTACCTGTTTTACCGTTTGATGCGACAAACTTAAATAGGAAATTTTTGATGTAGTACtcttttagttttagttatttaaCGAAACAAGTTACATCAAATAGTGAGTTTGTTAATGTCAAAAGGTATGGTTTGATATTTTCGTATGTCGAAAGGTAAGTTTCATGGTTTGATACAAACGTTAGGAGCTCGTGTATAATTGGCAACATTTCTATATTTTTGTCTGTAACTGTACGTTCACTAGTTTGTGAATTTTGGTATAATTTATGTGTGTTGCTAACGCACCAGCTGAGTGATGTTAAGTGTCTGCggcatttttattttatgacaATCTGTGACCTTctacatgttttatttgttgAGTGTGTTTGCATAATCTGGACATATTTAATTTGAGGAATGCCATTGACTACAAAATCTAGAAGTTTTTGTATGGGTTTAATATGTTTTACAAAGGAGTTAGGAAGTGATTTTTGTGTAAAAGTGAGTGTCTTATGGAGTTGTGGATGCAGGATATTGCAAATGGAGAATTGGCTCCCACTCATCCTATCCGTCTTGGACTGGCACTCAACTTCTCGGTGTTTTATTATGAGATCTTGAACTCCCCTGATCGTGCTTGTAATCTTGCAAAGCAGGTGGGGAATGAGTCATATGGctaatttcttttcttctttagaTTCTCTTGAGATCAACAGATTATGAATTCTGTTCACTTCTACTGAGGACGTGATTTTAGCTGATggttttttgtgtttgtaatttgttaggCGTTTGATGAAGCAATTGCAGAATTGGATACCTTAGGAGAGGATTCGTACAAGGACAGCACCCTGATAATGCAGCTTCTTCGTGACAACCTCACCTTGTGGACTTCAGACATGcaggtgattttttttttacttccaTCTTTATGGGATCTTTACTGTTTTCATTGTACTAACTTTCAAATTTGATGTTGGTTTCGTGCAGGACGATAGCGCAGAGGAAATCAAAGAAGCACCCAAGGCCGACGAGTGACAAATTTCCCCTGGTCAAGACCTTCTTATGCTTTGTAATTGTTTGCTTCTCGATTGAAAATGCTACTTGTTGCGAGTATCTACTCTTTAGTTGTAGGAATTTCATGATTTTCTCTCTTTTAAGTATTATGCCGTAATTTGACTTCCATCGTTGCAACAGTTTCTAGGCtgtgtttttttaagtttaattatCCGTGGTTAATACTTAATAGGTATCTCTGATTCACTCTTATTTGTTAATTTCACATTATCAATCCCTTATATTTAGTTAATACTTATTTGTACTATTTTTAGATCTGAAGTTTGAGGCTGATACTTTTTTCCCGTACATTGTCAGAATTTTGGTCTTGCTTGCTATAGTAACtatggtgaaagatgatgttttcaaaattttatttcctTATTCTTGTTTCTATCTGTACTTGAATCCATCTCCCTTTTTCTGCactatactatattattagTACAGCCTGTAAAGGATTAAAGGGCGGTGCACTATTTTTTGACTGCTTTTCAGTAAGCTATGAACTTATTCTTTTTTATCCCTTTTTCTTACTTTACAGTTGGATATGTTTAGGTAGTGATTAAAGAGATAATATTGATAACTGATAAGTGTTCCACTATGGTTATTCCTTTCCATGCTCTTTCAAGAtgttttgtgatattttgctGTATTCATGATATAGCTTTTTGACCAAATCTTTTTGATAATGAATAGCAAATGTGTTTAGTTGTCATTTTGCGCTAGTTATGATTAGTATGAACTTTGAGTAGTGTTATGGCAAATAAAGATGAGAATATGTTACTTGCTGGTGGTATGGATAGTATAGTCTGGTGCAAGAAATACTAGTGGTTGCCTTGTCATGGATTTGGCTAATATCACTTCCCCCTGGTTTCAAGTTCTATTACTGCGATATTTGGTACAAAATTGTGATACAGTTACGACGTACCAGAACTTGGTAATGGGTATACATGGTAGAATATTTGGTTTCTACTCGTAATAGCTTAAATGGCTTACTGTAATATTCAttgtttattttagtttaatgaTGTTTTGATCGTAGGTTAGGCTAGAATCAGCAGCCTCAATGAAATATTAGGCTAACTATTCTAGCCTTGGGTGAGAAATTATGCTAGAATAATTGGCATGAAGTCCAAGCCCGGTTCATGGTACTGCATTGACCGTATCGTACCAGGACCAACTGGTGCTCTAGGACTGATATAATATTGGTGTTGGTACCAGCCAGGTCTTAAAACCACTATTTAACTGTGTAGTAGAACTGATGATATCTGAATTTGAGGTCTCTCTAGACTTCCCGTATAAGCATTCATTCAGATTTCAGACACCTTACCCACAAAGATATTGGCTTAAGATGGCCCAGATGTACACTGGGCTTTTTTTAAGATAGTAATATCTTTAGCCATGATGTCTTATTGTCTTGTATATTTTTAGGGAAATGCATTCTATTTGTTAAAagagttattatatatatccgGCTGTCCATTCTCAAAGCCAATAAAT harbors:
- the LOC122603078 gene encoding 14-3-3-like protein, with product MAAASSAREDNVYMAKLAEQAERYEEMVEFMEKVVSSVTPSEELTIEERNLLSVAYKNVIGARRASWRIISSIEQKEESRGNDGHVSTIREYRSKIETELSSICDGILKLLDSKLIGSAGSGDSKVFYLKMKGDYFRYLAEFKTGSERKEAAENTLSAYKSAQDIANGELAPTHPIRLGLALNFSVFYYEILNSPDRACNLAKQAFDEAIAELDTLGEDSYKDSTLIMQLLRDNLTLWTSDMQDDSAEEIKEAPKADE